The Pieris rapae chromosome 16, ilPieRapa1.1, whole genome shotgun sequence genome includes a region encoding these proteins:
- the LOC110991734 gene encoding cytochrome P450 6k1, with amino-acid sequence MIALVLLFVAAIIFLIYLNGRYNEFYWKRRNVAFHPRNKVTGVFWDFLTKDKALFENLCEIYKEHQREPAVGVGSFLTPTLYVIDPINMQHVLSSDFNSFNHRGLEINESDILADNILFMNGNRWKLMRQNMTPLFTSSKLKSMYYIIDKSAVDFVTELKKNPQLLKADTFDTLSTFCSAAIAGAVFGVSSKSIFDSPLLDMARDAIQPTLMKNLKFALGTLSTPLFKALNVRIFKDYEEFFIGTIKKILREREIENTKKHDFADLCIQIQKAGNMFDKSTGLELSPTDELLAAQAFFFFVAGVEPTASAIFSTLVELGRHPEYLARAHKEIDESFQLNNNKISYDIVNEMKFLDMALSEAVRLHPPIGFLTRQCIKDTVLPVGNIKVDKGTKIFTPIFEVHHDEKYFPNPEVYEPERFSPENKHNIADSTYMPFGKGNRICVGMRYASLQTKAGLIHLLRHYSVKTTIKEGGIRYKKEQVQVRLFNVDVELIPRQHIK; translated from the coding sequence ATGATCGCTCTTGTTTTGTTATTCGTTGCCgctattatatttcttatttaccTTAATGGTAGATACAATGAATTTTACTGGAAACGACGGAATGTTGCTTTTCATCCTCGAAACAAAGTTACTGGAGTATTCTGGGACTTCCTAACGAAGGATAAGGCCTTATTTGAAAACCTGTGTGAAATCTATAAGGAGCATCAACGTGAGCCAGCGGTTGGAGTTGGTTCATTTCTGACGCCGACTTTGTATGTTATCGATCCAATTAATATGCAACATGTTTTATCATCGGATTTTAACTCATTCAATCACCGAGGACTGGAAATTAATGAGAGTGATATTCTCGCagataatattctttttatgaaTGGAAATCGATGGAAACTAATGCGACAGAATATGACTCCACTATTTACATCTTCCAAGTTAAAATCGATGTACTATATCATAGATAAGAGTGCTGTAGACTTTGTAActgaattaaagaaaaatcctCAACTTTTAAAAGCCGATACATTTGACACATTATCTACATTTTGCAGTGCTGCAATTGCGGGAGCTGTGTTTGGCGTTAGCTCCAAATCAATTTTCGATTCTCCTTTACTTGATATGGCGAGAGACGCTATCCAACCCACTTTAATGAAGAACCTTAAGTTTGCTCTTGGAACTTTAAGTACACCTTTATTTAAAGCTCTTAACGTAAggatttttaaagattatgaAGAGTTCTTTATTGGgactataaagaaaatattgagaGAACGAGAAAttgaaaatactaaaaaacatGATTTTGCAGATTTGTgcattcaaattcaaaaagctGGTAATATGTTTGATAAAAGTACGGGCTTAGAGCTAAGCCCAACTGATGAGCTGTTAGCTGCACAAGCATTCTTTTTCTTCGTTGCTGGAGTAGAACCAACAGCAAGCGCAATATTTTCAACCCTAGTTGAGTTGGGACGCCATCCGGAGTATTTAGCGAGAGCTCATAAAGAAATCGATGAAAGCTTTCAactgaataacaataaaatatcttacgATATCGTTAATGAAATGAAGTTTCTAGATATGGCATTGAGTGAGGCAGTTCGTCTACATCCACCCATAGGGTTCTTAACAAGACAATGCATTAAAGACACAGTCCTTCCAGTCGGCAACATAAAGGTAGATAAGGGAACAAAGATTTTCACACCTATTTTTGAAGTCCACCACGATGAAAAATACTTTCCCAATCCTGAAGTATATGAACCTGAAAGATTTTCCCcagaaaataaacataacataGCTGATTCAACGTACATGCCATTCGGGAAAGGTAATAGAATTTGTGTTGGTATGAGATATGCCAGTCTTCAAACTAAGGCTGGCTTGATACATTTATTGCGTCACTATTCAGTAAAAACTACTATTAAAGAAGGAGGAATTAGGTATAAAAAAGAGCAGGTACAAGTGCGACTTTTTAATGTAGATGTAGAATTGATACCGAGGCAACACATCAAGTAG
- the LOC110991740 gene encoding cytochrome P450 6k1 — MFTLILFGLSFVLLLIYLNGKYNEIYWRKRNVKFHPRNKVAGVFWDFITQDKAVFEILCELYKDYRNEPAVGIGGILTPTLYVPDPVNIQHVMTSDFNSFNHRGIDANEGDLLADNILLMHGNRWKLMRQNMTPLFTSKKLKSMYYIIDKSAVDFIKLLKTNPDLWNGKSFDTLSSFCSAAVGAAVFGVSTKSIFDSPFLNMARNALEPNIVSNIKFSLANISTSLFRMLNIKLFKRHEKFFIGAIKQVIKERKQDNVKKHDFVDICVTLQNSGKLVDKDTGLEMTATDELLAAQAFFFFVAGVEPTATAIFATLVELGRNPEHLARLQEEIDASFAEHNNEMPYDAVVGMNFLDMALNEALRMHPPIGFSSRQCVKDTVLPTGNIKVDKGTRIFTPIFELHHDERYYEEPEVYKPERFSAENRHKIADITYMPFGKGNRICVGMRYATLQAKAGLIHLLRNFTVKTVIEDGGMRYSKQQVQVRLDNVDVELIPRQNISV, encoded by the coding sequence atgttcacactgattttatttgggctaagttttgtattattattaatttatttaaatggcaAATACAACGAGATATATTGGCGTAAacgaaatgttaaatttcatcCACGCAACAAAGTGGCTGGTGTTTTTTGGGATTTCATAACACAAGACAAAGCTGTTTTTGAGATTTTGTGTGAACTGTACAAGGATTATAGAAACGAGCCCGCTGTGGGCATTGGAGGAATATTAACTCCGACGTTGTACGTTCCAGATCCAGTTAACATACAACATGTCATGACGTCTGACTTTAATTCCTTCAACCATAGAGGAATAGATGCGAACGAGGGAGATCTTTTAGCTGATAATATCTTATTAATGCATGGTAATCGGTGGAAGCTAATGCGACAGAACATGACGCCACTATTTACATcgaaaaaattgaaatcaatGTACTACATCATTGACAAAAGTGCAGTAGactttatcaaattattgaaaacaaatCCCGATCTTTGGAATGGAAAGTCCTTTGATACGCTTTCTTCATTCTGCAGTGCTGCTGTTGGTGCTGCTGTTTTTGGAGTGAGcacaaaatcaatttttgaTTCACCATTCTTGAACATGGCTCGCAATGCTCTAGAGCCAAATATTGTaagcaatataaaattttctctgGCAAATATAAGTACTAGCCTGTTTAGAATGTTAAAcatcaaactttttaaaaggcACGAGAAATTTTTCATCGGTGCAATAAAACAAGTGATAAAGGAAAGAAAACAAGACAATGTTAAAAAACACGATTTCGTGGATATTTGTGTTACGCTACAAAACTCAGGCAAATTAGTAGATAAAGATACGGGCTTGGAAATGACAGCAACGGATGAACTTTTAGCGGCTCAAGCATTTTTCTTCTTCGTTGCAGGCGTCGAACCGACAGCAACTGCAATTTTTGCTACTTTAGTTGAATTAGGACGGAATCCAGAACATCTAGCAAGATTACAAGAAGAAATAGATGCGTCATTTGCTGAACATAATAATGAAATGCCGTATGATGCTGTAGTCGGAATGAATTTCCTTGATATGGCTTTAAATGAAGCGTTACGCATGCACCCACCAATTGGATTTTCATCTAGACAGTGTGTAAAAGATACCGTACTTCCTACAGGGAATATTAAAGTAGATAAAGGTACTAGGATTTTCACACCTATATTTGAACTTCATCATGATGAAAGGTATTACGAGGAGCCAGAAGTTTACAAGCCAGAGAGATTTTCTGCTGAAAATAGACATAAAATTGCTGATATAACTTATATGCCTTTTGGAAAAGGAAACAGAATTTGTGTTGGTATGAGATACGCCACATTACAAGCTAAAGCAGGGCTTATACACCTATTGCGTAACTTTACAGTCAAAACTGTAATTGAAGATGGTGGAATGAGGTACAGCAAGCAACAAGTACAAGTAAGGCTGGATAACGTAGATGTGGAATTAATACCACGTCaaaatatatctgtataa
- the LOC110991753 gene encoding cytochrome P450 6g1-like, which translates to MISLVLIFCALLYLIIYFIGKNNELYWKKRNVAFYTKNKVTGIMWDFLTKDTPLFKTVCEVYKEYRNEPAVGIGSFLTPSLYVIDLNNIQHILSSEFHSFHYRGLDTNKKDLLADNVLFMKGNRWKLMRQNMTPLFTPTKLKAMFYIVDKSARDFVIHLENNPMLLKGNAFNTISSFCSAAISAAVFGVTAKSIFDSPFLMVAKKSFNSTFIKDLKFVIGIFSNRLFELLGFTMFHDHEKFFINTIKQVLRERQSSNVKKHDFVDLCVNIQNSGDLLDKETGYKITPTDEILAAQAFFFFVGGVEPTTSAMFTTLVELGKNPKILERLQNEIDETFRKNNNELSYELVMNMIYLDMVLSEALRMHPPIAFLMRRCVRDSVLPVGNIKIENGTKIFIPLYERHHDEKHFPEPEVFNPERFSPENRHKINDLTYTPFGKGNRQCIGTRFALLQTKTGLIHLLHNFSVKTLIKDGGIKHRREQLQVRLDNVDLEFIPRRKKI; encoded by the coding sequence ATGATTTCActcgtattaattttttgtgccttactatatttaatcatttattttattggtaaaaacaacGAACTGTATTGGAAAAAACGAAATGTGGCTTtttatacgaaaaataaagttacagGAATTATGTGGGATTTCTTAACGAAAGACACTCCACTTTTCAAAACTGTTTGTGAAGTATATAAAGAGTATCGGAACGAACCTGCTGTTGGCATAGGATCGTTTTTAACACCATCCTTGTATGTGatcgatttaaataatattcaacatATATTATCATCAGAGTTTCACTCCTTTCATTATAGAGGATTGGATACCAACAAAAAGGACCTTCTTGcagataatgttttgtttatgaaaGGAAATAGGTGGAAACTAATGCGACAAAATATGACACCGCTGTTTACTCctacaaaattaaaagccATGTTCTATATTGTAGATAAAAGTGCTAGGGATTTTGTTATTCATCTGGAAAACAATCCAATGCTTCTTAAAGGTAACgcttttaatacaatatccTCATTTTGTAGCGCTGCTATAAGTGCTGCTGTATTTGGTGTGACTGCCAAATCAATTTTCGATTCGCCTTTTCTTATGGTTgccaaaaaatcttttaattccACATTTATTAAGGACCTTAAATTTGTGATaggtatttttagtaatagaTTATTCGAGCTTCTAGGATTTACTATGTTTCATGACCATGAaaagtttttcattaatacaataaaacaggTATTAAGAGAACGTCAAAGCtctaatgtaaaaaaacacgattttgtTGATTTGTGTGTTAATATACAAAACTCTGGGGACTTATTGGATAAAGAAACAGGATACAAAATCACCCCAACTGATGAAATTTTAGCTGCTCAAGCTTTTTTCTTCTTTGTCGGTGGAGTTGAACCTACAACATCAGCTATGTTTACGACTCTCGTGGAACTTGGAAAAAATCCTAAGATTTTGGAGCGACTTCAAAATGAAATCGACGAGacatttagaaaaaacaataatgaaCTGTCTTATGAATTAGTAATGAATATGATTTATCTTGATATGGTGTTAAGTGAGGCTTTAAGAATGCATCCACCAATAGCTTTTTTGATGAGACGCTGCGTACGAGACAGCGTTCTTCCTGtaggtaatattaaaatcgagAACGGTACTAAGATATTTATTCCACTCTATGAGAGGCATCATGATGAAAAACATTTCCCGGAACCAGAAGTATTTAATCCTGAAAGATTTTCCCCAGAAAAtagacataaaataaatgatttgacttatACACCATTTGGCAAGGGTAATAGGCAATGTATTGGAACAAGGTTTGCTTTGTTACAAACGAAAACAGGATTAATTCATTTGCTCCATAACTTCTCAGTCAAAACTCTTATAAAAGACGGTGGAATAAAACACCGCCGCGAGCAACTTCAAGTAAGATTGGATAATGTAGATCTGGAATTTATCCCAAGACgtaaaaagatataa